From Excalfactoria chinensis isolate bCotChi1 chromosome 4, bCotChi1.hap2, whole genome shotgun sequence, one genomic window encodes:
- the BMP3 gene encoding bone morphogenetic protein 3, with protein sequence MAAPARWVLCLCLGCLCLAPGDVLRARWAGLRRRAARGGRARAGDHGLQPGDKVSEHMLRLYAQYSAGPAEPPQEPPALHLRRGNTVRGFRPRAAGSPGSQELYVFNLTSLTKSENILSASLHYYIGDLLDADWNCSQSRGCSHHGHRKPEIQIHLSVWTFPSVGNQTRSLGHFLINISSSYSDILSWQWKDITQVLHKAKQSNELLIGVKMDSTSRHLWKRAPFHYEPYILIYANDSAISEPESVVSTLQGHHNPLARVFPRPENKMRSSLGKRRRKRSTNVLLPLQNNELPGAEYQYNEDERWEDRRPYKTFQPRLAERAKSKKKQRKNHHQKSQTLQFDEQTLKKARRKQWNEPRYCARRYLKVDFADIGWSEWIISPKSFDAYYCSGECQFPIPKALKPSNHATIQSIVRAVGVVPGIPEPCCVPDKMSSLSILFFDENKNVVLKVYPNMTVESCACR encoded by the exons ATGGCAGCTCCGGCCCGCTGGGTGCTGTGCCTGTgcctgggctgcctgtgcctgGCTCCGGGGGACGTGCTGCGGGCACGCTGGGCCGGGCTGCGGCGGAGGGCTGCGCGGGGCGGCCGGGCGAGAGCAGGTGACCACGGGCTGCAGCCGGGGGACAAGGTGTCGGAGCACATGCTGCGCCTTTACGCGCAGTACAGCGCTGGTCCGGCGGAGCCGCCCCAAGAGCCGCCCGCCCTGCACCTCCGCCGCGGCAACACCGTGCGAGGGTTCCGCCCGAGGGCTGCAG GGAGCCCTGGAAGCCAGGAGCTGTATGTTTTTAACTTGACTTCACTCACCAAGTCAGAAAATATCTTGTCAGCTTCATTGCATTATTATATCGGTGATCTGCTGGATGCTGACTGGAACTGTTCCCAGTCCAGAGGCTGTTCTCATCATGGGCACAGGAAACCTGAAATTCAAATACATCTTTCAGTGTGGACCTTTCCATCTGTTGGGAACCAGACCCGGAGTCTGGGCCATTTCCTAATAAACATCTCCAGCTCTTACAGCGATATCCTTTCCTGGCAGTGGAAAGATATCACTCAGGTCctgcacaaagcaaaacagagcaatgaACTTCTGATTGGTGTCAAAATGGATTCAACCAGCCGTCACCTGTGGAAGAGGGCACCATTTCACTATGAGCCCTACATCCTGATATATGCCAATGACTCTGCCATTTCAGAGCCAGAGAGCGTTGTTTCTACTTTGCAAGGGCACCACAATCCTTTGGCAAGGGTCTTCCCTAggccagaaaataaaatgaggagCAGCCTTGGAAAGCGGCGACGAAAACGCTCCACCAATGTCCTGTTGCCATTGCAGAACAACGAGCTTCCAGGAGCAGAGTACCAGTACAACGAGGACGAGAGGTGGGAAGACAGAAGACCGTACAAAACTTTCCAGCCTCGACTGGCAGAGAGggcaaaaagtaagaaaaagcagaggaagaaccACCACCAGAAGAGCCAGACCCTCCAATTTGATGAGCAGACCTTGAAGAAGGCAAGGAGGAAGCAGTGGAACGAGCCACGGTATTGTGCCCGACGCTATCTCAAGGTGGATTTTGCTGACATTGGCTGGAGCGAGTGGATTATTTCCCCGAAATCCTTTGATGCCTATTACTGCTCAGGGGAATGTCAGTTCCCAATTCCAAAG GCCTTGAAGCCATCCAACCATGCCACCATCCAGAGCATAGTGAGAGCTGTCGGCGTTGTCCCTGGAATTCCCGAGCCCTGCTGCGTTCCTGACAAAATGTCTTCTCTCAGCATCTTATTCTTTGATGAAAATAAGAATGTGGTTCTCAAAGTGTACCCCAACATGACAGTAGAATCCTGCGCGTGCAGATAA